Part of the Lolium rigidum isolate FL_2022 chromosome 6, APGP_CSIRO_Lrig_0.1, whole genome shotgun sequence genome, TGAGGAAATTCTCGTGGTACCATCTTGTGTATGCGCCCTATCTCACAACCAGGGCATCGTTAATCTTTTTCGTTCTCGTTTCTATTTCTAAATTTGTTGTTAAATTACACAGAATTAACTCAAACCACCAAAGAGGGATTACAGTTGCACTAAGGTAATTCCTTTTCGTGGAGACCTAGGCTTTCGTGCTTCAATTTGGTACTATGCCACCGAATACAAGAATGAGTCATTCTAGATGACTACAAATGTTTATGGAATGCCGCAAGCAGCCGATTTATTTGCATGCGTCCCCCCGTTAATTACACTATATTTCAAGCACCCCAAACTTTAGCACTCCACTGGCGAGAGTATTTACGCGCATACGGACATACGGAGAGTTGGACGCTTGTATGCATCGCAGGCAGAGCTCGCGTGTCAGCTGTAACAAACTCGTCATCCACCTACACTGGCGTCCGATCCAGCAAGGTCGCGTACCGACAACCCGGGCCCAGTGTGCCACAGCCACTCTCCTTGATAACCTGGGTACGCCCGGTCTACATGGGCTACAGAGAGAGGCCTGACCGTAGATGTGATCTGACGGCCGATACTGAGTCTCCTGTGAACCGCTGTGGAAAATGTGTACTTGGAACGTCATACTCGAGGATGGTTTGTGACCGTTAGATGGAAGGGGGGACAGAGATGAACGGCTGACGCAGCAATTTCCGCTCTATATGATGCGGGGCCCTGTTCCTTTGTCAGGACAGCGACGCCCCTTCTTCTCTCTGCTGTCAGTCTGTTCCTCTCTCGCTCATCCGATCCCTCCCAAACCCCAACCCCCTTCCTGCTTCCAGTCCTTGCTTCCGACCTCCACCCGAGCCGATGGCGTCGGGGGACCTGTTTTTCAACcaggagctggcggcggcggcggccatggcgggcgaGCCTTACGGTAGGTACTTCGCGAGCTCTGTCCATGGTTTCCCCCACTTCCAACACCCCGGCAGCGCTGCGGCCGGAGTCCCCGACATGGGATTCCTCGTTTCCGGCATCGGCATGCCCCCTTCCGCCTTCGTCATGCCGGAGGGGGCGCTCCAGGCCGCCGGCTACGGCGCTCCGCCGGCTGTTCCCGTGGAGATCCCGGCTGCTGGTGGGGAGCAGATGCCTGCACTGACGCACGCCGGACCGGTCGCGCCGTGCAGAGGAGTGTGGACGGATGAAGAGGACGAGTACGTGAAACAGCTGATTCTGATTTGCTTTTTTGGAGCAGCTCGAGATCTCGCTGCTCGCATGCTTGGTTTTGTGCTCGATTGATCCATATCGAATTAATGTGCTTTCTTGTTCGCAGAATTCTCAAGAAGATGGTGGCGGAACTTGGAGACCGGAAATGGGCGGCGATTGCGCACCACCTCCCGGGCCGGATCGGGAAGCAGTGCCGTGAGAGATGGACGAATCACCTGCGCCCCGACCTCAGGGTATGCTCACTTCCTCGATGCATCGAAGCTTACTGCCTTATCTTGGTTTAATTAGGGGAAATCTTCATAGATCTGTATGATTTTCAAGTCTAGATTTCCTTTAGGTTTAATTTTACTTCCAAGTATGCTGACCACTGGTCGTACAATTCGGGAGTGGGTATTAACGCCGGAGTTAATAGTTAGTCATGTTGCGTGACTTCATTTTAATCATtaagagcgccaatttctacatcaAGGCCTCTAATTGATCGCACGAGTAAATTTGTCCGTGGCCCTTGGGAATAGATCAAGGAGAGAAAATGGTCAAATGTTTAGCCCATTACTTTGTCTTTGTGTACAGTTGCTAGTGTACAACCGTCTGCAATTTGTTTAGCCCATTGTTTTGTCTCAATATAAGGGACTAAATTAATTTTTTTAAGGACTAAATTAACAGTGAAAAAGCCATTATAAGATGGGAGCAAAATGCCAATATAAGATGGGAAAAAGCTGTCTGAAATATTTTTAGCCTATTGTTTTGTCTCATCCTATAATTCCATTTGTTTTGACATGTGAGAAGAAGTCCATTATAAGGAACTAAATTAATAGTGAAAAAAAGGCTAAGTATAAGAATGCTCCGTTGCGTGTGTTTACACACACCTTTTTTTAGCAGCTCTAAAAAAACGTATTTTTGTGCAATTAAAGGTTTCCCGTGCCGCCAAACCTACAAGGTATACTGCAATCGGGGTATAATTGGAGCAAAATAGAAGAGCAGGCTAGGAATTCGAATAATTGCGcacctaattatatatatattacctTTAATGTTTTCGGATTCCAAACGTCATGGGCTCCTTGGGTATCCTTGTTGTGACATTAGCGATGACGTAGCTGGCGGTGGCGTTGGCGAAGGTATACCTTGTAGGTGTGCATATGTTGTGATTGGTCCGTTGTGCCGGTTAGTATGTTTTGTTTGGCGGTGCTCTTATGTACTCTAGACAGGTGGACCGGTGTCGTCATTCGGGTAAAATGCTCTAATGTTTCTCTTCCAAATCTTGTAATTTTTTCCTTCGGTAAATCCATCAAATTTGAGGCTGGTGGCCCCTGACTTGTGCATAATGCACAACTACCTCTACGCCACTGATCCTCCTCACACTATTAGGTAGTCCATAAGTTGGGTGGTCGGTGTCTCCCCCGTCCCCCGCCTCACTCACACATATACACTATCATTTTTTGGGGAGCGCAATTCAAGGTTTCCCGCGTCGTGGAATGTACAAATTTGAATAATTGCACACCTCAGTATACATGTCACATTTAATGTTTTTGGATTCGTTATGTCATGGGCTCCGTGAGTAGCCTTGTCGCGACGTTAACGATGACGTAGCTGGCGGTTGCGTTAGCGAATGTATACCTTATCGGTGTGCATGTGTCCTAATTGGTCTGTTGTACCAGTTAGTATGTTTTGTTTGGCGCTGCTCCTGATGTACTCTAGCTACGTGATCCGGTGTCGCTGTTCGGGCAgaaatttctcaaaaaaaatttaTTCGGTTAATCTATCAAATTAAGTTGGGGGGCGTTGCCTCCTGACTTGTGCATACTAGCTACGCCACTGATTGTCCCCATACTATTAGCTAGTCAGTATTCATAGTACTTCAATTTCTTCATCAAGGCCACTAATTGATCGCACTTAGGAAGAGAATAAGGTGAGAAAATGGCAAAATGTTTAGCCCATTACATTTTGTACAATTTCTGTAGTGCGTAACAGTCTGAAATATGTTCATGTCTCAATAGATCATCCTATGATTCGATTTTCTCTGGGATATGAGAAGAAGACCAATATCAGGGATCAAATCAATAGTTGAAAACAGCTAAGAATGTTCCATTGCATGTGCTGGACACTCAATTTTTTGGACCCGCGCCGCCGAATCTGTGCTCACCGTATAACTGGAGAAAAATAGATGAGTAGAAATTATAATAAttgtgctcctcattatatatatGTCACATTTAATGTTTCCGCTGCTGAATGTCACGAGTTCCTTGACTAGCCTTGTCGTGACGTTAACGGTGGCGGGTGGCGTTAGGGGAGGTACACCTTATCGGTGTGGATGTCTCATGATTGGTTTGTTGTGCTGGTTAGTATGTTTTGTTTGGCGGTGCTCCtggttggcccgatgtctccattCGACCTAAATTTCATACAATTAGTCAAGCATTATATGTTCATTTGGCGTGACTTTCCTCGTGACATTGTTAATACTTTTCTACTATATGAATTGATAGAGACTATCTCTTACGAGGTTAGTGATTCTCTTCTACTGAATTCTAAAGAATATTTATACTCCCTACTCCCTACTATTATTATTTTCAAAACGGGGAAAATACAGTGGCCTCTGTACCTCACGGTATTAGCTATGATATTCTAGTTTCTATAGGGGAGTGACTATTTATCTTTTTCTAATTCGATATTCATAGTTGTTCAATGAAGATGTTTTCATACATTTCTACCTGTATGGATCGTAATGTTTAGATCAGATATGGTTCATACATTTCTTTGATAGTGCAAATTTGGATCTTAAAGTCCCAAATTTACATTTCTGAACAAATATGCCAGTAATGCACTAATATTTTCAGAGTATATGCAGTATTCATGTACGCTTTCTGTATATGCCGATCATTTGGGGATATTATTGACTTTGCTTCACATAATCACATTCCAGAAGGAGAACATCTGGACCGAGGATGATGACAAGGTCCTGATCGAGGCGCACAAGGTCTACGGAAACCGTTGGTCTGCGATTGCAAGGTGCCTCCCCGGCCGATCGGAGAACTCCGTCAAGAACCACTGGAATGCCACAAAGCGAAGCCTCAAGTCGAAGCGCcgactgaagaagaagaagagtgaaCAAGCCGGCCCGGGCCAGCTTACCCTCCTTGAGGAGTACATCCGCGGCAACACTCCGGCGACCCAGCCCACGGCGCCACCGACGGTGTCCTCGCCGCCGTCCGGCATTGGGTACGGCGATCCAGCCGATCCACATTGCGCGGCACATGGAATGACCGGCTCCAGCCCACCCGGGATGGGGCTGTACCTCCAACCGGCCAACGCGGCAAGATCATCGTCCTATGGAGGTACGATGAACCTGAACACGCCTTCGTTGCCGGACCTCAACGCCTACGGCGGGGAGATGCAGGAGCGATTCTACCACTCGTCGACCTTCCCACCTTACAACAACCTGCACTATGGACTGCAAGAGCCACTCCCAGCGCCGGCGTTTCCGCTGATGTTCAGCCCTCAAGAGCACCTGCAGGCTGCATGCACGAACCTCAACCTGTTCCCCATTGCTGATCAGAACCCGGCGAGGAACGTGGAGTTCGAGGGCCGATCCTCCCAAATGGCCCACGGTGTCGGCCATTACGACAGCGAGACGGGGCCGAGCAGCGCCGGTGGCAGCAGCGACCCGGACGACGACGTCGTCCAGATGGCCTCGAGGGAGTTCCTGACGCCGTCCGAAGACGAGGTTACTCTTAACCTCAATAGATTCGAGTGAGACCGTGAGACAGTTCGCCGGAGCACCTCTTCGCAAGTTAATTACTTAGTTTAAATTAGCTTCTGCTGTTGGTTAATTCAGACAATTTCAGTTGTTGTTGTATATCGCCCGGACAGCACACTGTGTGTGTATGCGCGTGGCATGTACCTTTACCTTGTTTCGAGTACTTTGTAAAAGTACCCATACCGAACCGTTTGTTGTACTGtacttgtatttctcttttcttggAGACACCTATTCAGCGTATGCATTTCTATTTCCAACATTGTACGCCATCTGAACTGTCGTGTCTATATTTAGAGTGCTGGGATGGCGAAGAGCAATGCGCGGGTGGTGCTGGGCATGGTGTGCA contains:
- the LOC124662812 gene encoding uncharacterized protein LOC124662812, which encodes MPVATASPELELGHARPLPEPDLLLARVVSAVIAGGEDASSCGAAGGRAAGASRPPSRRARVSAVTNSSSTYTGVRSSKVAYRQPGPSVPQPLSLITWVRPVYMGYRERPDRRCDLTADTESPVNRCGKCVLGTSYSRMDSDAPSSLCCQSVPLSLIRSLPNPNPLPASSPCFRPPPEPMASGDLFFNQELAAAAAMAGEPYGRYFASSVHGFPHFQHPGSAAAGVPDMGFLVSGIGMPPSAFVMPEGALQAAGYGAPPAVPVEIPAAGGEQMPALTHAGPVAPCRGVWTDEEDEILKKMVAELGDRKWAAIAHHLPGRIGKQCRERWTNHLRPDLRKENIWTEDDDKVLIEAHKVYGNRWSAIARCLPGRSENSVKNHWNATKRSLKSKRRLKKKKSEQAGPGQLTLLEEYIRGNTPATQPTAPPTVSSPPSGIGYGDPADPHCAAHGMTGSSPPGMGLYLQPANAARSSSYGGTMNLNTPSLPDLNAYGGEMQERFYHSSTFPPYNNLHYGLQEPLPAPAFPLMFSPQEHLQAACTNLNLFPIADQNPARNVEFEGRSSQMAHGVGHYDSETGPSSAGGSSDPDDDVVQMASREFLTPSEDEVTLNLNRFE